The Arachis hypogaea cultivar Tifrunner chromosome 14, arahy.Tifrunner.gnm2.J5K5, whole genome shotgun sequence genome has a segment encoding these proteins:
- the LOC112743544 gene encoding protein PSK SIMULATOR 1-like, with the protein MVVIQTATMSTCQGANLCFLFFREEEPPPSDTLGVLAFDTAKTMCRLVSLYKSLSDVEILKLRRHVIRSKGVTYLNSQQECFLLNLACAERLEDLDHAAATMSRLCTNCTDVGHRSFEVVYANMKSSGAGLDARKLEYGTKNVEKVIERMERLVSTTRNLYTAMESLSEMELSEKKIQRWRSLRSNHGLMVKVECFDDRIEYHRRQVQHYKQVSLWNQTYDKVVGLMSRIICIVYARICCVFRSLIIAGGRNRRNLENYYCLLIHRELYMSNVNIYNNMDERFKRRRKQQKNNPCLAFKKISAIKFPNRHVPPRAATANGGGGGGGGNGKNNKTILAKNNKVLRLAPPTTVGGSGLSQRYANIILFMDRCMHAPVAIGEEARVALYEMLPERLKMKLKAKLRKQRMEWENCEKGTDSHLKVAAQWRDTVEEVMDWLSPLANDTVRWQTERHLEKQKYDMKPTVLLLQTLHYSDLEKVEEAIVDVLVGLSCIYWYQKEW; encoded by the coding sequence ATGGTCGTCATCCAAACCGCCACCATGTCTACGTGTCAAGGGGCGAACCTCTGCTTCCTCTTCTTCCGTGAAGAGGAGCCACCGCCGTCCGACACCCTCGGCGTCCTCGCCTTCGACACAGCCAAGACCATGTGTCGCCTCGTCTCCCTCTACAAATCCCTTTCCGACGTGGAAATCCTTAAACTCCGTCGCCACGTCATTAGGTCCAAAGGGGTAACCTACCTGAACTCACAACAAGAATGTTTCCTCCTCAACCTCGCCTGCGCCGAGCGCCTCGAGGATCTAGACCACGCCGCAGCCACCATGTCCCGTCTCTGTACGAATTGCACCGACGTGGGGCACAGGAGCTTTGAAGTGGTCTACGCGAACATGAAAAGCTCTGGCGCTGGCTTGGATGCGAGGAAATTAGAATATGGAACCAAGAATGTGGAGAAGGTGATTGAGAGAATGGAGAGGCTGGTTTCCACTACAAGAAATCTCTACACGGCTATGGAATCTTTGTCGGAAATGGAACTGTCCGAGAAAAAGATACAACGGTGGAGATCCTTAAGGTCCAACCATGGCCTCATGGTGAAAGTGGAATGCTTTGATGACAGGATCGAGTACCATAGGAGGCAAGTGCAACATTACAAGCAAGTTTCCCTTTGGAACCAAACATATGACAAGGTTGTTGGCCTCATGTCTCGCATCATCTGCATCGTTTACGCAAGAATTTGTTGCGTGTTTCGGTCTTTGATCATAGCTGGTGGTAGAAACAGAAGGAATCTGGAGAATtattattgcctccttattcaCCGTGAGTTATACATGTCAAATGTTAACATATACAATAATATGGACGAACGTttcaagaggaggaggaagcaaCAGAAGAATAATCCTTGCCTCGCGTTCAAGAAAATAAGTGCCATCAAATTTCCTAACCGCCATGTTCCGCCGCGTGCTGCTACAGCgaacggtggtggtggtggaggaggaggaAATGGTAAGAATAATAAGACTATTTTAGCAAAAAATAATAAGGTCCTGAGGCTTGCACCTCCGACCACAGTCGGAGGCTCAGGGCTTTCGCAGCGGTATGCGAACATCATATTGTTCATGGATCGTTGTATGCATGCCCCGGTGGCGATCGGGGAAGAAGCACGCGTTGCGCTCTATGAGATGTTGCCAGAGAGGCTGAAGATGAAGTTAAAGGCGAAGTTAAGGAAGCAACGGATGGAATGGGAGAATTGTGAGAAAGGGACGGACAGCCACCTGAAGGTGGCAGCACAATGGCGCGACACGGTGGAGGAGGTGATGGATTGGTTGTCGCCATTGGCGAACGACACGGTGAGGTGGCAGACAGAGAGGCACCTAGAGAAGCAAAAGTACGACATGAAGCCAACGGTTTTGTTGTTGCAAACTTTGCACTACTCGGATTTGGAGAAGGTTGAAGAGGCGATTGTTGATGTGTTGGTTGGGTTGAGTTGTATATATTGGTACCAAAAGGAATGGTAG
- the LOC112743545 gene encoding isoliquiritigenin 2'-O-methyltransferase codes for MLAATEMPNHGKQACVIPGLPDFTEVYSFIGSIFYPDTRGHVHKLQEMDPINFETAACHNWSNEKCLTVLKNCYKALEENGKVIIFEMIMPEEPDLSNSSKLVSIVDNSMFLHAGGKDRTEKEFGKLIKDDFFFGLI; via the exons ATGCTGGCGGCTACTGAGATGCCAAATCATGGAAAACAAGCTTGTGTAATTCCTG GTTTGCCGGATTTTACTGAAGTTTATAGCTTTATTGGAAGCATTTTTTATCCTGACACTAGAGGCCATGTTCATAAGCTGCAGGAAATGGATCCTATAAATTTTGAAACT GCTGCTTGTCATAATTGGTCAAATGAGAAGTGCCTAACAGTGCTGAAAAACTGTTATAAAGCACTTGAAGAGAATGGAAAAGTGATTATCTTTGAGATGATCATGCCTGAAGAACCAGATTTAAGCAATTCCTCTAAGCTTGTCTCTATTGTTGACAATTCTATGTTCCTTCATGCTGGAGGCAAGGAtagaacagagaaagaatttgggaAGCTAATCAAAGACGATTTCTTTTTCGGTTTG ATTTAG